From Pseudomonas sp. LS1212, the proteins below share one genomic window:
- the vapB gene encoding type II toxin-antitoxin system VapB family antitoxin, which yields MRTVSIFKNGKNQEIHLPTNMAYEGVGELEITRNGDVITLRPVRPSWQSLAELPKADEDFLQERPSIVGDEGRFNL from the coding sequence ATGCGAACAGTCTCGATTTTCAAGAACGGCAAGAATCAGGAGATTCACTTGCCGACAAACATGGCTTATGAGGGTGTCGGGGAGCTGGAGATAACGCGCAATGGTGACGTTATCACCCTGCGCCCGGTACGCCCCAGCTGGCAGTCGCTGGCTGAACTGCCCAAGGCTGATGAAGACTTCCTGCAAGAGCGCCCGAGCATTGTGGGTGATGAAGGCAGGTTCAATCTGTAA
- a CDS encoding pyocin S6 family toxin immunity protein, with translation MYLRITGFFPEPDEDDSLQYKQVIQKDSEPSVLEIMGWSSLEDGLGGESELTAEQAKLIAGVLGESVIEGLTLFIGSHS, from the coding sequence ATGTACTTACGCATAACAGGCTTTTTTCCAGAGCCGGATGAAGATGACTCATTGCAATACAAACAAGTCATACAGAAAGACTCAGAGCCATCGGTATTGGAAATAATGGGCTGGTCTTCTCTTGAGGATGGTTTAGGTGGCGAGTCAGAGCTAACGGCAGAGCAAGCAAAGCTTATCGCTGGAGTGCTTGGTGAGTCTGTGATAGAAGGGCTGACGCTGTTCATTGGTAGCCACTCATAG
- the ltrA gene encoding group II intron reverse transcriptase/maturase, with protein sequence MQFTALLHHITPQLLAQSFYALRRDAAVGVDGMSWREYEKGLLQRVTDLHGRLHSGAYRATPSRRVYIPKADGRQRPLGIASLEDKIVQQAVVTVLNAIYEEDFLGFSYGFRPGRSQHDALDALTVALKGQKVNWILDADITSFFDEIDHEWMLMFLGHRIADRRLLGLICKWLQAGVMEDGRRVAATKGTPQGAVISPLLANIYLHYVLDLWTRQWRQRHARGDVIVVRYADDSVVGFRTQWQAQQFLVQLQERLAKFGLSLNASKTRLIEFGRFAARNRRKRGLGKPETFDFLGFTHCCSTNRSGGFQILRLTVKKRMRATLLAIRDELKRRRHEPIRAQGQWLTRVVSGYFNYHAVPGNLKLLSGFRKAICRYWRQALGRRSQRNRLQWSRFGLLTDHYIPSPKNAHPYPEDRFASRTRGRSRMR encoded by the coding sequence ATGCAGTTCACGGCATTGCTGCACCACATCACACCGCAGTTATTGGCGCAGAGCTTCTATGCTCTTCGCCGCGATGCAGCAGTGGGAGTGGACGGCATGTCGTGGCGAGAATATGAGAAAGGTCTTCTCCAGCGGGTGACCGATTTGCACGGAAGGCTCCACAGTGGAGCCTATCGGGCAACGCCGTCGCGGCGGGTCTATATCCCCAAAGCCGACGGCAGGCAGCGTCCGCTGGGCATTGCTTCTCTGGAGGATAAGATCGTACAGCAGGCGGTCGTTACCGTTCTGAATGCGATCTATGAAGAGGACTTTCTGGGATTCTCGTACGGGTTTCGGCCGGGACGCAGCCAGCATGATGCGCTGGATGCGTTGACGGTCGCGCTGAAGGGCCAGAAGGTGAACTGGATATTGGATGCGGATATCACGTCGTTCTTTGATGAGATCGACCATGAATGGATGCTGATGTTTCTGGGACACCGGATTGCAGACCGGCGCCTGCTCGGGCTTATCTGCAAATGGCTTCAAGCGGGTGTTATGGAGGATGGCCGTAGGGTGGCTGCGACCAAGGGGACTCCCCAAGGCGCAGTGATCTCGCCGCTGCTGGCGAATATCTATCTTCACTACGTGCTGGATCTGTGGACAAGGCAGTGGCGTCAGCGGCATGCCCGTGGCGATGTGATTGTCGTGCGTTATGCGGACGACAGCGTGGTGGGTTTCAGGACGCAATGGCAGGCTCAGCAGTTCCTGGTGCAGTTGCAGGAACGGTTGGCCAAGTTCGGATTGTCCCTCAATGCCTCGAAAACACGACTGATTGAGTTTGGTCGTTTTGCTGCGAGAAATCGTAGGAAGCGAGGCTTAGGTAAACCGGAGACATTTGACTTCCTGGGCTTCACGCACTGTTGTAGTACCAACAGAAGCGGTGGGTTTCAAATACTGCGCCTGACGGTCAAGAAGCGAATGCGTGCGACGCTGCTGGCTATTCGGGATGAGCTGAAGCGCCGACGTCATGAACCCATCCGGGCTCAAGGGCAATGGCTCACTCGGGTGGTGAGTGGTTACTTCAATTACCACGCGGTGCCAGGAAACTTGAAGCTATTGAGTGGCTTCAGGAAGGCCATATGCCGATATTGGCGTCAGGCTCTCGGGCGACGCAGCCAGCGAAATCGGCTGCAATGGTCTCGCTTCGGGTTGCTCACAGATCACTACATACCGAGCCCAAAGAATGCACACCCGTATCCTGAGGATCGCTTCGCGTCACGTACCCGAGGCAGGAGCCGTATGCGGTAG
- the tnpB gene encoding IS66 family insertion sequence element accessory protein TnpB (TnpB, as the term is used for proteins encoded by IS66 family insertion elements, is considered an accessory protein, since TnpC, encoded by a neighboring gene, is a DDE family transposase.) yields MRRHRDGLARVVAVFGAAQPHCAYLLANRRGNRMKVLAHDGLGIWLAARRLHQGRFIWPGPHQGSQLELSPEQLQALVIGLPWQRLGSNRIFRML; encoded by the coding sequence GTGCGCCGGCACAGAGATGGACTGGCTCGCGTCGTGGCGGTCTTTGGTGCGGCGCAGCCGCATTGCGCTTATCTCCTTGCCAATCGTCGCGGCAATCGCATGAAAGTGCTGGCTCACGATGGCCTGGGGATTTGGCTGGCGGCGCGCCGCCTGCACCAGGGCCGATTCATCTGGCCCGGCCCCCACCAGGGTTCTCAGCTGGAGTTGAGTCCCGAACAGCTTCAAGCGCTGGTGATCGGTCTTCCCTGGCAGCGTCTTGGCTCCAACAGAATTTTCCGCATGCTTTAA
- the imuA gene encoding translesion DNA synthesis-associated protein ImuA: protein MGAVVSLDGLLDERRVWKGRPRAPEIGVEPTGHAVLDAALPTGGWPPSALTELLLEANGCGELQLLWPSLARLTGSGERVVLVGAPFIPYPPAWQAAGVDLRWLSLIEARGTDALWAAEQCLRSGSCGAVLCWPQKADDRALRRLQVAAETGQTLAFACRPQQEAHNPSPAALRIAVDVRPAQWRVLKCRGGLAPATPIPFAGRAWFGKGADH from the coding sequence ATGGGCGCCGTGGTCAGTCTTGACGGGCTGCTGGACGAGCGGCGGGTCTGGAAGGGCCGGCCGCGTGCGCCTGAGATCGGCGTTGAGCCGACCGGGCATGCTGTGCTGGATGCGGCGTTGCCTACGGGTGGCTGGCCGCCGTCGGCGTTGACCGAGTTGTTGCTGGAGGCCAATGGCTGTGGCGAGTTGCAGTTGTTGTGGCCGAGTCTGGCGCGGTTGACCGGCAGCGGTGAGCGGGTGGTGTTGGTGGGGGCGCCGTTTATTCCTTACCCGCCGGCGTGGCAGGCGGCGGGGGTGGATTTGCGTTGGTTGTCGTTGATCGAGGCGCGGGGTACCGATGCCTTGTGGGCGGCGGAGCAGTGTTTGCGTTCGGGCAGTTGCGGGGCGGTGTTGTGTTGGCCGCAGAAGGCTGATGACCGCGCCTTGCGTCGTCTGCAGGTGGCGGCGGAAACCGGGCAGACCCTGGCCTTTGCCTGCCGCCCGCAGCAGGAGGCGCATAACCCGTCGCCGGCGGCGCTGCGCATTGCCGTGGATGTGCGCCCGGCCCAGTGGCGGGTGCTCAAGTGCCGTGGCGGGCTGGCGCCGGCGACGCCGATTCCGTTCGCCGGGCGGGCGTGGTTCGGAAAGGGGGCAGATCATTAA
- the lexA gene encoding transcriptional repressor LexA, whose amino-acid sequence MYSMITLSPRRTAILTFIRDRIADHGQPPSLAEIAEAFGFASRSVARKHIVALTEAGFIEVAPNQARGIRLVHQGKRPELLEIPVLGRVAAGAPIGPDADIHEQLMLDSRMFSRTPDYLLHVFGDSMIEDGILDGDLVGISRQPEARDGQIVVARLNGEVTIKRFERSRDCVRLLPRNPAYAPIVVTPDQELEIEGVFCGLVRRG is encoded by the coding sequence ATGTACTCCATGATAACCCTATCCCCCCGCCGCACCGCCATCCTCACCTTCATCCGCGACCGCATCGCCGATCACGGCCAGCCCCCGTCCCTGGCCGAAATCGCCGAGGCCTTCGGTTTCGCCTCGCGCAGCGTGGCGCGCAAGCACATCGTGGCGCTCACCGAAGCCGGCTTTATCGAGGTCGCCCCCAACCAGGCCCGCGGTATCCGCCTGGTGCACCAGGGCAAGCGCCCTGAGTTGCTGGAGATCCCGGTGCTGGGCCGGGTGGCGGCCGGTGCGCCGATTGGGCCGGACGCGGACATCCATGAGCAGCTGATGCTCGACAGCCGCATGTTCTCGCGCACGCCGGATTACCTGTTGCATGTGTTCGGCGATTCGATGATCGAGGATGGCATTCTCGATGGTGATCTGGTGGGTATTTCGCGTCAGCCCGAGGCGCGGGATGGGCAGATTGTGGTGGCGCGGTTGAACGGGGAGGTGACGATCAAGCGTTTCGAGCGCAGCCGCGACTGTGTGCGGTTGCTGCCGCGTAACCCGGCCTATGCGCCGATCGTGGTCACGCCGGATCAGGAGCTGGAGATCGAAGGCGTGTTCTGCGGTCTGGTGAGGCGCGGCTGA
- a CDS encoding DUF3077 domain-containing protein, producing MIKIVPDPPPAGTILKTVTTPFGSCDAGHEPLFAVRGGINAEDALVHASLLLRCATDTAYAANECAGVHEKGLMWSTMHSIEMAKAIVDALVDGAEGMAPRDDAKDKL from the coding sequence ATGATAAAGATCGTCCCCGACCCACCACCCGCCGGCACCATCCTCAAAACCGTCACCACCCCCTTCGGCTCCTGCGACGCAGGCCATGAACCCTTGTTCGCCGTGCGCGGCGGGATCAATGCCGAGGATGCGCTGGTGCATGCTTCGCTTTTGCTCAGATGCGCGACGGATACGGCTTATGCAGCCAATGAATGCGCCGGGGTTCACGAGAAAGGCCTGATGTGGTCGACGATGCATTCGATCGAGATGGCCAAGGCGATTGTCGATGCGTTGGTGGATGGCGCTGAAGGCATGGCACCCAGAGATGACGCCAAAGACAAGCTCTAA
- a CDS encoding AraC family transcriptional regulator: MVSRPAHAVRVPYGLDTRLLDELHRNSLQAPGQDGLAEQLSADSFVALYRQAIEQLEEKVAQGEGQPPMRKYEVDLMCRCLLSCGTLGEAIHCAAEFCAMLHPRAGKLSLELHGQSATFHMDSLRQRRSSAACLVDLTGLFCYLQLFAWLIGQTLRPSNVFLAHPERKDAMPFLGLFDAPVSVGKATYGFSFGAELLARQVVRKPAELAVFLVDFPFRLIGAPPNVVSATQQVRSFLDAALAHELELPALGSIAEALGTSEPTLRRRLAAEGSSYQQLRRLCLCESAQRCLRDSDWTIGRVAGHLGFSSEAAFRRAFVSWTGHAPSHFRIKGD, encoded by the coding sequence ATGGTTTCCCGACCTGCACATGCTGTTCGCGTTCCTTACGGGCTGGACACTCGACTGCTTGATGAGTTGCACCGCAACAGCCTGCAGGCCCCAGGGCAAGATGGATTGGCTGAGCAACTCTCGGCGGACAGCTTCGTGGCGCTGTACCGACAGGCCATCGAGCAATTAGAGGAAAAAGTTGCGCAGGGTGAGGGCCAGCCACCGATGCGCAAGTACGAAGTCGACCTGATGTGTCGCTGCCTGCTCAGCTGCGGCACCCTCGGCGAAGCCATCCACTGTGCCGCAGAGTTCTGTGCCATGCTGCATCCCCGTGCGGGGAAGTTGAGCCTGGAGTTGCACGGTCAAAGCGCCACATTTCACATGGACTCGTTGCGTCAAAGGCGCAGCTCGGCGGCCTGCCTGGTCGACCTGACCGGGCTGTTTTGCTACCTGCAACTATTCGCTTGGCTGATCGGGCAAACGTTACGTCCGTCCAACGTATTCCTGGCCCACCCAGAGCGCAAAGACGCCATGCCCTTCCTTGGCCTCTTCGATGCTCCGGTGTCGGTGGGTAAGGCGACCTATGGCTTCAGCTTTGGCGCAGAATTGCTAGCACGCCAGGTAGTACGTAAACCCGCCGAGTTGGCGGTGTTCCTGGTGGACTTCCCTTTCCGCCTTATAGGCGCACCGCCGAACGTGGTTTCAGCCACGCAACAGGTACGAAGCTTTCTGGATGCCGCCCTGGCCCATGAACTTGAACTGCCCGCCCTCGGCTCGATAGCGGAGGCCTTGGGCACCAGCGAGCCGACCTTGCGCAGGCGTTTGGCGGCCGAAGGTTCCAGCTATCAGCAGCTTCGCAGGCTTTGCCTGTGCGAATCGGCACAGCGCTGCTTGCGCGACTCCGACTGGACGATCGGTCGTGTTGCGGGCCATTTGGGATTTAGCAGCGAGGCGGCATTTCGACGTGCCTTTGTGAGCTGGACCGGGCATGCGCCTAGTCACTTTCGCATCAAGGGCGACTGA